Proteins encoded in a region of the Nicotiana tomentosiformis chromosome 9, ASM39032v3, whole genome shotgun sequence genome:
- the LOC138899303 gene encoding uncharacterized protein: protein MRILESHGVDFTTFQLEGRARRWWQSYLLGRPAGSPPMNWDQFTQLFLDRYIPPSEREELRGQFEQLEQGQMSVTDYEARFSELSHHALMILPTNTERVQRFVVGFHPNIRDSMAWEVEMGTGYQLVVEIARRIEGYRQRGRE from the coding sequence atgaggatattggagtcccatggggtggatttcactacttttcagctggagggcagggcccgtagatggtggcaatcTTATCTTCTTGGTAGACCAGCGGGTTCTCCTCCTATGAATTGGGACCAGTTTACACAgcttttcttggataggtatattccaccctctgaGAGAGAAGAGTTGCGaggtcagttcgagcagctcgagcagggtcagatgtcagtgaccgattatgaggcgagattctctgagttgtctcaccatgcacttatgatacttcctaccaacacagagagagtgcagagattTGTTGTGGGGTTTCACCCCAATATTCGGGATAGTATGGCctgggaggttgagatgggtactggttatcagctagtagtggagattgcgcGGAGGATTGAAGGCTACCGCCAGAGGGGTAGAGAGTAG